A region of the Gavia stellata isolate bGavSte3 unplaced genomic scaffold, bGavSte3.hap2 HAP2_SCAFFOLD_100, whole genome shotgun sequence genome:
CCAGGATGGACGGAGCCTGGGTGGGCACCTGGAGACCTCATCGCCCCATCATGGCCCAGTTTACCAGCCCGGGAGCCAAGTACTCAATCCTCAGGACCACAGGTAAAACCACCATACAAGGGGGGAGCACCACATCCACTACCTCCAGGGGACAAGTAGCCACTGCCCCATTCCCCTTTGCTCCAATCCTCCATgttctcagctgcagcaaggacaCAGGCCTGCCAGAGGAAGCTCAGGTTGCTCATGGGAAAGCCCTGGAGAagagctgcctggctctgcaaaGCCCAGAGGTGGCTTTAGCAGCCCCTTAACGCCTGAGTGCATAGGAGGAAGCTTGTTCTGTATCTTTGCCACAAACTTGTTGCTCCCACTtcacccttttcttcttctcttcttcttctcctcctcctcctcttcctctttttctgcttctccttcttcatcttctcctcttttacttcatcttctcttcctgttcttctcttctttttcatcttctgtgcttcttctccttcactttcttcttctccttctctgtcatAGCagtaaagtttcattttcttttccatcagggCGCTGGGAAAGCAAAACGTCACAGAAGCGATCTTTACGTTTGCTTTAAGTTAACTTAGCAACTGTTTTGGGGTTTACTACTTCATAACAATAGCATTTTGGAGATATGCTGACTAATTGCACAGTGCCTACATTGTTCTTGCTGGAGGTCGTTGTACCATTGTATTGGCCTGCTGGTATCCTCCTTGGAGGAAAAAGTCACACAGGAAGGGAATGTCTTGAGGCCGGCAACTCTGACTCCTCCACTTAGAAACTAGCTTTAAATAGTCAGTTGCAGGCAGGTGTCCtttcacaggcttttcttcCTAGGTTACTTGGCTCACAAtcccagcaaaaccaaagcaccCCCGTACACGTTTCAAGGGGCCAAACGTCCCGTCGCAGACAGCTGCTCTCCGGGTCCTTGGTACTACATCCAGCCCTCCATCACCAGGAACGGGAAGTACGTGGCTCCAGCACAGCACATGTGTGGACTTCCCAAGATAAAGACCGAGGTCACCCCTGGACCGAGTGAGTACCATTTCTCCAGCACTTCTTTCAGGCAAGACAAGCACGCCTTCCTTTTGCCCTGTGCTACCGGGGTGCAAAACCATCAGCTCACGCCCTGAAGGATCTTCAGACAtttccagacagaaagcaaacaaggcTGAGACCTCCACCTGACCTGTCCTCTTTGGCTTGAGGAAAAGAGCTCAGCttcactgcttttctctgtttctcctccGCCCTAGGTGACTACTCCACCGACAAGGCCAACAAACACCTCTACAAATGCACACCGGCACAGTTCATGGCCTTCCAGCACAAGGCCATCAAAACCGACCAAACTCCAGGTAGGGGGACTTGGGGAAATACACATACTTGCAGCCTGCGTGTCCCCCAGGAAAATCTGCTGGACAGCTTATTCAACAGGCCTAGGGAAAAGCCTGCACAGCAGGATGCAACGACCTCTTGACAAGCTTGATGTCCCAGACCACCTGTCgcattaaagggcaaggcaatttggcagaaaataaacccccttgtgttccagcttctcctcagatatcagaggggctgggggcggtgaggcttagattctgagtgatgcccaatgcTCTGTATTACAAGTCGGTcacgttcaatgtattgaactctcacgattacagATGCACTCATAACACCATGCACTTTCAGTCCAGTCATGTTCCGTGAcctagcacggccacacttgAGGGATTTGGTGGCATTCAATTAGAACTCTCAcagctagattagtgaatagtccagtttattg
Encoded here:
- the LOC132321155 gene encoding outer dense fiber protein 3-like, producing MDGAWVGTWRPHRPIMAQFTSPGAKYSILRTTGYLAHNPSKTKAPPYTFQGAKRPVADSCSPGPWYYIQPSITRNGKYVAPAQHMCGLPKIKTEVTPGPSDYSTDKANKHLYKCTPAQFMAFQHKAIKTDQTPGPGTYTLPRLVGPNTAYTHASLCYSMKGKSKHNGFAEDLSKTPGPAAFPKVELDVYKKRAPMYTMGTNSRLGGNKTVKPGPADYHLGKVTLIKPQAPAPTFGLRHSLCTTPLIPLI